In one window of bacterium DNA:
- a CDS encoding SLBB domain-containing protein: MKNKHILALISFLILVIMSVMCGQETTTPDSAASSFESSVVTDDYVLMPGDSVIITISGVTTYSYITGITYDGKATINMPVTTVLTPQGVYEARHDIVEAVPVYRLSLKAARDSLKTVFRKYYRNINVDITLLGMRRFAVIVVGEVKYPGIMRATPVDRVSTVIAYAGGTTTLGTRSKIELKRNGALHRTVNLEKFDKTGDGSFNPYVQDADIIFIPKMLKSVIVKGAVFGKRGYELRVSQLTAAMERTSEGLYELNEGERVSDFITKAGGLTPWADHKNAYVERTGGRIPIDLTAVLSDEASPTNVELQDNDVIVIPSINAIVYVQGQVVTPSAFPYQPNLKASDYIGLAGGPLDDANYSGAFVVRGKKRISVRKDPVIEQGDRIYVPRQIFKFWQDYVAITSVAASLLISYLTLRTVK, from the coding sequence ATGAAAAACAAGCACATTTTAGCATTAATCTCTTTCTTGATATTGGTAATAATGTCGGTGATGTGCGGTCAGGAAACGACCACGCCCGATTCTGCAGCAAGCAGCTTCGAGTCAAGCGTTGTCACCGATGATTATGTCCTGATGCCTGGTGACAGCGTTATCATCACAATATCCGGCGTAACCACCTATTCCTATATAACCGGCATTACTTATGACGGAAAAGCGACCATTAATATGCCCGTCACCACCGTCCTGACCCCTCAAGGCGTATATGAAGCCAGGCACGATATCGTGGAGGCGGTCCCGGTATACCGGCTGAGCTTAAAAGCCGCCCGGGATTCTCTGAAAACCGTGTTTCGGAAATATTACCGCAATATTAATGTCGATATAACACTATTAGGCATGCGTAGATTCGCCGTGATAGTCGTTGGGGAAGTAAAGTACCCAGGCATTATGCGAGCGACACCGGTAGACCGCGTGTCCACCGTGATCGCATACGCCGGCGGCACGACCACTCTTGGAACGCGTTCCAAGATCGAACTCAAGCGCAACGGCGCGCTGCATCGGACCGTCAATCTTGAAAAATTCGATAAAACCGGAGACGGCAGTTTCAATCCTTATGTTCAGGATGCCGATATCATATTCATACCGAAAATGCTGAAATCGGTCATTGTCAAGGGCGCGGTCTTTGGAAAGCGCGGATATGAATTGAGAGTTTCACAATTAACCGCCGCCATGGAGCGCACTAGTGAAGGTCTCTACGAATTGAATGAAGGCGAACGGGTTTCGGATTTTATCACCAAAGCCGGCGGTCTGACCCCGTGGGCCGATCACAAGAACGCGTACGTGGAACGGACGGGCGGTCGTATACCCATCGATCTCACCGCCGTGCTGTCGGACGAAGCGAGCCCGACGAACGTCGAACTCCAGGACAATGACGTCATCGTTATCCCGTCGATCAACGCGATCGTATACGTCCAGGGGCAGGTCGTCACTCCGTCGGCTTTCCCCTACCAGCCAAACCTCAAAGCCAGCGATTACATCGGGTTGGCCGGAGGCCCCCTTGATGACGCGAATTATTCCGGCGCTTTTGTTGTCCGCGGCAAGAAACGGATCTCCGTGCGTAAAGACCCGGTGATCGAGCAGGGCGACCGGATCTACGTGCCGCGCCAGATCTTTAAATTCTGGCAGGATTACGTGGCGATCACTTCGGTCGCGGCATCATTGTTGATATCATACCTTACATTGCGGACTGTGAAATAA
- a CDS encoding 4Fe-4S dicluster domain-containing protein, with product MSENINIMDEIAASNRSVVTGIDAKDIQHWVTISILGRKHQVPAGLTIMQAMEFTGLRFIRACGCRAGFCGACSTVYRIEGDYRLKTAMACQTRVEDGMYLTQIPFTPAERTNYDIAKLTPTIDAFMQTYPEIIRCLGCNACTKACPQDIDVMEYIACGKRGDVERMAEISFDCIQCGLCTIRCPAELAQYNYAQLARRLHGKYQRPAPPSLKIRVNEINDKKYDKDFEKLMNASKEELTKMYTSRDIEKA from the coding sequence ATGTCAGAGAATATTAATATAATGGATGAGATTGCCGCATCAAACCGGTCTGTTGTCACCGGCATCGATGCCAAAGACATTCAACACTGGGTAACGATCTCGATCCTGGGCCGAAAACATCAGGTGCCGGCGGGACTGACCATCATGCAGGCGATGGAATTCACCGGGCTCCGGTTCATTCGCGCCTGCGGATGCCGCGCCGGGTTCTGCGGGGCATGTTCGACCGTGTACCGGATCGAAGGCGATTACCGACTCAAAACAGCCATGGCCTGCCAAACCCGAGTTGAAGACGGCATGTATCTGACCCAGATCCCGTTTACACCGGCTGAACGCACCAACTACGATATCGCCAAGCTGACACCGACTATCGACGCGTTCATGCAGACTTACCCGGAGATCATCCGCTGTCTGGGGTGCAATGCCTGCACCAAGGCATGTCCGCAGGATATCGATGTCATGGAATACATCGCCTGTGGTAAGCGCGGCGATGTCGAACGCATGGCAGAGATATCGTTCGACTGCATCCAGTGCGGATTGTGTACGATCCGGTGTCCGGCCGAGCTTGCGCAGTACAATTACGCGCAGCTGGCACGACGATTGCACGGCAAATATCAAAGACCAGCACCGCCCTCCCTCAAAATCCGGGTGAATGAGATCAATGACAAGAAATACGACAAGGATTTCGAAAAACTGATGAACGCGAGCAAGGAAGAGCTGACGAAAATGTACACTTCACGGGATATCGAAAAGGCATAG
- a CDS encoding DUF6754 domain-containing protein, with protein MTVLSFVFSLISATAEKVTAPVQIFNVSRLNVLAALIFYGLLLLYFIYRARKGKEMFVRRIAGLDAVEEAVGRATEMGKPILYVPGLATIDTVATIASMNILSQVAKKTAAYGTVLLVPNRDPVVYTVAREVVKEAYADAGRPDAFNQDHVYFITQDQFGYTSAVCGTMVRDKPATNFFLGQFWAESLVLAETGATTGAIQIAGTDSIFQLPFFIVACDYTLIGEELYAASAYLSREPLLLGSLKGQDWGKMIILGILVLTSIIALLGFDKVVSLFSIG; from the coding sequence GTGACGGTATTATCCTTTGTTTTCAGCTTGATTTCAGCAACCGCGGAGAAGGTCACTGCGCCAGTGCAAATTTTCAATGTTAGCCGTCTTAATGTGCTGGCGGCTTTGATCTTTTACGGACTGTTACTGCTATATTTCATTTATCGCGCGCGAAAAGGAAAGGAAATGTTCGTGCGCAGGATCGCGGGGCTTGACGCCGTCGAAGAAGCGGTGGGTCGGGCGACCGAAATGGGTAAGCCAATACTCTACGTACCCGGTCTGGCCACGATCGATACTGTGGCAACCATCGCATCGATGAACATCCTCTCGCAGGTCGCCAAAAAAACGGCGGCCTACGGCACTGTCCTGCTTGTGCCAAACCGTGATCCGGTGGTTTACACCGTAGCAAGGGAAGTCGTCAAAGAAGCCTACGCTGATGCCGGACGACCCGACGCGTTCAACCAGGACCATGTTTACTTCATCACTCAGGACCAGTTCGGCTATACCTCGGCGGTGTGCGGCACTATGGTTAGGGACAAACCGGCGACGAACTTTTTCCTGGGCCAGTTCTGGGCTGAATCACTGGTTCTGGCCGAGACAGGCGCGACCACCGGCGCCATCCAGATCGCCGGCACGGATTCGATCTTCCAGCTGCCGTTCTTCATTGTAGCTTGCGATTATACCCTGATCGGTGAAGAACTTTACGCGGCATCGGCATACCTTTCCAGGGAACCGCTCCTGCTGGGTTCGTTAAAGGGGCAGGACTGGGGAAAAATGATCATTCTGGGTATTCTGGTCCTGACCAGCATTATCGCGCTTCTGGGATTCGACAAGGTCGTTTCCCTTTTCAGTATCGGTTGA
- a CDS encoding homocysteine S-methyltransferase family protein → MATASGLLKTQKVLIFDGAMGTNLLAQGLKPGESPSILNLRRPGAVRSLHAAYVAAGSQMILTNTFSAHQGYYAMPVLRKVIAAGVSIARTAAGTRAAVVADVSPFGELLVPYGKISFEKTITRYCELFAIYRSCGLDTVCLETFTSLVEAKAAFIAARNYFKYILISISLEENGHTVMGESPESFAVLFDGLGAAAIGINCTAPDTLLCALEKMRHYTDVPLMAKPNAGRVRIVGNKVKQTLSGGKLASYCERYIRAGARVIGGCCGTDPDYIKKIKDRCAVGLTPRIGIRKRFALCSARASVSFEDGKTYIVGERLNPSGRKSLRESIAHRDFKIYGAEAAAQEGTGAAALDVNAFIAGGNEKENLQEAVYAVSAASSLPLFIDTQDYAAARAVISRYPGIGVFNSVPAREKELRLWLPMLRYYGFKAVISLVGTTIPKTHSERMKNVRLALKIALQNGFRREDVIFDPLVFSLATDPVQVKHTLHTVQVLSRRRLKTILGISNISFGLPRRHWLNAVMAHEAIRSGIDFLILNTENEPVMNTVIAVQALIGGNAIKYINAVPRLTDVTESITKGRLVARQTVGQTAASIAGRSLITAVVEGDGAESIRQVKDLIKRGVKSREIIDEHVIKALQTVGDRYEKGIFFVPDLLRSADAAKRALDVVKKSLPKTAFKHSIVLATVKGDIHDIGKNIAAMVFESAGYKVIDLGKDVTADRIISAVRQHRPCALGLSALLTTTMPEMARVIEELRRNRLKIKVIIGGPNVSDAYARQIGAFGAAKSAMAGLKIVGKIQKVMKG, encoded by the coding sequence ATGGCAACGGCATCGGGACTGTTAAAAACGCAAAAAGTGCTCATTTTTGACGGCGCGATGGGCACAAATTTGCTTGCCCAAGGGCTAAAACCCGGCGAATCGCCTTCAATTCTGAACCTGCGCCGTCCCGGGGCCGTGCGCAGCCTGCATGCCGCATATGTGGCCGCCGGTTCCCAGATGATCCTGACCAATACTTTCAGCGCGCACCAGGGTTACTACGCGATGCCGGTTTTGCGCAAAGTGATCGCAGCCGGTGTCAGCATTGCCCGTACGGCCGCCGGCACCAGGGCGGCGGTCGTCGCCGATGTATCGCCATTCGGAGAGTTGTTGGTGCCCTACGGAAAGATCTCTTTTGAAAAAACCATTACCCGCTATTGCGAGTTGTTCGCGATCTATCGATCATGCGGCTTGGATACGGTCTGTCTCGAGACCTTCACTTCACTGGTCGAGGCGAAAGCCGCTTTTATCGCCGCCCGTAATTACTTCAAATACATCCTGATCAGCATCAGCCTTGAAGAAAACGGTCATACTGTCATGGGTGAATCGCCGGAATCATTCGCCGTACTCTTTGACGGACTCGGTGCCGCGGCGATCGGAATTAACTGCACAGCGCCGGATACGCTTCTGTGCGCGCTTGAAAAAATGAGGCACTATACCGACGTACCGCTTATGGCTAAACCTAACGCCGGACGCGTGCGCATCGTCGGCAATAAGGTCAAACAAACGTTGAGCGGCGGCAAACTGGCATCTTATTGCGAGCGCTACATCCGCGCCGGTGCCCGTGTTATCGGCGGTTGTTGCGGCACGGATCCCGATTACATAAAAAAGATCAAAGACCGCTGTGCCGTCGGGTTGACGCCAAGAATCGGGATTCGTAAACGATTCGCGCTGTGTTCGGCGCGCGCATCAGTCAGTTTCGAAGATGGTAAAACATATATCGTTGGCGAACGGCTGAATCCCTCGGGTCGCAAGTCGCTGCGAGAGAGCATTGCGCATCGTGATTTCAAGATATATGGAGCTGAGGCGGCCGCCCAGGAAGGGACCGGTGCCGCGGCTCTCGATGTCAACGCGTTCATTGCCGGCGGCAATGAAAAGGAAAATCTTCAAGAAGCGGTCTACGCGGTGTCAGCTGCCTCATCCCTACCACTTTTCATCGACACTCAGGATTACGCAGCAGCTCGAGCGGTGATTTCCAGGTATCCGGGTATCGGTGTTTTCAATTCGGTCCCGGCCCGTGAAAAAGAACTGCGTTTATGGTTGCCCATGCTCAGGTACTACGGATTCAAAGCCGTTATTTCACTGGTTGGTACTACGATCCCTAAAACCCACTCTGAACGCATGAAAAATGTGCGGTTGGCACTGAAGATCGCCCTGCAAAACGGTTTTAGACGGGAAGACGTGATCTTTGATCCGCTGGTGTTTTCATTGGCAACCGACCCGGTTCAGGTAAAGCATACCCTGCATACGGTCCAGGTGTTATCACGGCGGAGACTGAAGACTATTCTCGGAATATCCAATATCTCTTTTGGCCTGCCCCGGAGACACTGGCTTAACGCGGTCATGGCTCATGAAGCCATCCGGAGCGGTATTGATTTCTTGATTCTGAACACGGAAAATGAGCCCGTTATGAACACGGTGATCGCAGTTCAAGCCCTGATCGGCGGCAATGCGATTAAATATATCAACGCCGTACCCCGGCTGACCGACGTGACTGAATCGATAACAAAGGGAAGACTGGTCGCGCGACAAACGGTTGGCCAGACGGCGGCAAGTATTGCGGGCCGATCGCTGATCACGGCGGTAGTCGAAGGCGATGGTGCAGAATCGATCAGGCAGGTCAAAGATCTTATCAAACGAGGAGTTAAGTCCAGGGAGATAATCGATGAGCACGTGATCAAGGCGCTGCAAACGGTAGGCGATCGTTATGAAAAGGGAATATTTTTTGTTCCCGACCTTTTGCGGTCCGCCGATGCCGCCAAGCGCGCACTGGATGTGGTGAAAAAGTCGCTGCCGAAGACAGCGTTCAAACATTCTATAGTACTGGCGACAGTAAAGGGCGATATTCACGACATCGGCAAGAATATCGCGGCTATGGTATTCGAATCGGCAGGCTACAAAGTCATTGATTTGGGAAAAGATGTCACCGCAGACAGGATAATCAGCGCGGTCAGGCAGCATCGGCCGTGCGCTTTGGGACTGAGCGCATTGCTCACGACCACGATGCCGGAAATGGCACGCGTGATCGAAGAGTTGCGCAGGAATAGATTGAAGATCAAGGTAATTATTGGCGGACCCAATGTGAGCGATGCCTATGCCAGGCAGATCGGCGCTTTTGGCGCAGCGAAAAGCGCAATGGCAGGGTTGAAGATCGTTGGAAAAATCCAGAAGGTGATGAAGGGATAG
- a CDS encoding sugar phosphate nucleotidyltransferase yields MPTEDRGCKDKKFTTIILAAGAGKRMFSPVPKILHTILGKPIIEFVVEIAERIGSDQIVLVVGKQKSEVSKIIGKRVTYAVQPVPLGTGDAARIGLAHARQRSVLILSGDAPGIKPDTLCQMISFHDLKKAALTVLTCALNDPGRYGRIVRDRRNRLKEIVEHSDATLVQKRIREINSGMYFGQKSAMARAVAMLTDRNRQAEFYLTDIVRRLIAAGKTVVGYKTENEEEIHGINSRVDMARLRGYIKQRWFEELMQRGVHIEDPDTTQIDLSVKIGRFVHIRPYTMLEGTTVIANHAVIGPYVWIKNDKRMPFKGQNGRSRRHGS; encoded by the coding sequence GTGCCCACAGAGGACAGAGGTTGTAAGGACAAAAAATTCACTACCATCATACTGGCCGCCGGTGCCGGCAAAAGAATGTTCTCCCCGGTTCCCAAGATCCTCCATACAATTCTCGGTAAACCGATCATCGAATTCGTCGTTGAAATCGCCGAACGGATCGGCAGTGACCAGATCGTGCTTGTCGTCGGAAAACAAAAAAGTGAGGTTTCAAAGATCATTGGCAAACGCGTGACTTACGCTGTCCAACCAGTACCTTTAGGCACTGGTGATGCCGCGAGAATCGGACTGGCGCACGCGCGCCAGAGATCGGTCTTGATCCTATCAGGTGACGCTCCGGGCATCAAACCCGATACGCTGTGCCAGATGATATCGTTCCACGATCTTAAAAAAGCAGCGCTGACCGTGCTGACCTGCGCTTTAAACGACCCCGGCAGGTACGGGCGGATCGTGCGCGATCGTCGCAACCGGTTAAAAGAGATCGTTGAGCACAGTGACGCCACGCTAGTTCAAAAAAGGATCAGGGAGATAAACAGCGGCATGTACTTCGGACAGAAATCCGCGATGGCACGGGCAGTGGCTATGCTTACCGACCGCAACCGGCAGGCTGAATTCTACCTTACCGATATTGTCCGGCGCCTGATTGCGGCAGGGAAAACCGTGGTCGGTTACAAAACCGAGAATGAAGAAGAGATCCACGGCATCAACTCGCGTGTCGACATGGCGCGCCTGCGCGGTTACATCAAGCAGCGCTGGTTCGAGGAACTGATGCAACGTGGAGTTCACATCGAGGATCCGGATACGACTCAGATCGACCTGAGTGTCAAGATCGGGAGATTTGTCCACATCAGGCCGTACACTATGCTCGAAGGCACCACGGTTATCGCGAACCATGCCGTCATTGGACCGTATGTTTGGATAAAAAACGACAAGCGCATGCCGTTTAAGGGACAAAATGGTCGGTCACGGCGTCACGGTTCATGA
- a CDS encoding methylenetetrahydrofolate reductase, whose translation MLRDKIQKSKIITLEVLLPVSTDTRTMITELEPLKEHIDAINIPSNPLGKLRPDSLCFGHIIQDKLQVETIPHFVARHYTLLIFESQLLGAHALGIQNILCVTGDSPVEGRSMFDLNGAKLLEIANNLRNGITSARRAIQPLDFCLCAGFNPNVPNLQGEFLKVSEKYHSGAEVFFTQPVFDPDNFVKILREFRSRYIKAKIIAGLSFLYTKKRAFSLMKFLGIPYNYIKYIEEKDETELLFETAQKIKDLVDGFYIIPIGKYSGALPLVKKIRKLI comes from the coding sequence ATGCTGCGCGATAAAATACAGAAAAGCAAAATAATCACCCTTGAAGTTCTGCTTCCGGTCAGCACCGACACCCGAACCATGATTACCGAACTCGAGCCGCTAAAGGAGCATATTGACGCAATTAACATTCCATCCAATCCATTGGGCAAATTGCGCCCGGATTCCCTGTGTTTTGGGCATATCATTCAAGATAAACTTCAAGTCGAAACCATACCGCACTTTGTAGCGCGCCACTACACTTTACTGATCTTTGAAAGCCAGCTGTTGGGCGCTCATGCTCTGGGTATTCAGAACATCCTTTGTGTTACCGGCGACAGCCCGGTCGAAGGCCGGAGTATGTTCGATCTTAATGGCGCGAAACTGCTGGAAATCGCGAACAATCTGAGGAACGGGATCACTTCGGCGCGCCGGGCGATCCAGCCACTCGATTTTTGCTTATGCGCGGGTTTCAATCCCAATGTTCCGAACCTTCAAGGCGAATTCCTAAAGGTAAGCGAAAAGTATCATAGCGGGGCAGAGGTTTTCTTTACGCAGCCGGTTTTTGATCCCGATAATTTCGTTAAAATCCTGAGAGAATTCCGATCGCGCTATATTAAGGCAAAGATAATCGCCGGTCTTTCCTTCCTGTATACGAAGAAAAGGGCTTTTTCTCTGATGAAATTCCTGGGCATCCCTTATAATTATATTAAATACATTGAGGAAAAAGATGAAACAGAACTGCTCTTTGAAACTGCCCAGAAGATAAAAGATCTAGTTGACGGGTTTTATATTATTCCCATCGGCAAATACTCCGGTGCCTTGCCGTTGGTGAAGAAGATAAGAAAACTAATATAG